In Cervus elaphus chromosome 5, mCerEla1.1, whole genome shotgun sequence, the following proteins share a genomic window:
- the GLOD4 gene encoding glyoxalase domain-containing protein 4: protein MANRRALHFVFKVGNRFETACFYRDVLGMKILRHEEFEDGCKAACNGPYDGKWSKTMVGYGPEGDHFVTELTYNYGIGSYQLGNDFLGITVASSQAISNARKLKWPLNEMGDGVFETKAPGGYKFYLQNCSPPQSDPVLKVTLAVSDLEKSLNYWSNLLGMKIYEKDEKEQRALLGYADNQCKLELQAIPGKVDHATGFGRIAFSCPQEELSDLEDLMKRENQKILTPLVSLDTPGKATVQVIILADPDGHEICFVGDEAFRELSKVDPEGNKLLDDAIAGDKSDEWFAAQKKPKATG from the exons ATTCTCCGGCATGAGGAATTTGAGGACGGCTGCAAAGCTGCCTGTAATGG gCCTTACGATGGGAAGTGGAGTAAAACAATGGTGGGGTATGGACCTGAGGGTGATCACTTTGTCACAGAACTGACTTACAATTATGGCATCGGCAGCTACCAGCTTGGCAATGACTTCCTG GGTATCACGGTGGCTTCCAGCCAAGCTATCAGCAACGCTAGGAAGCTGAAGTGGCCGCTCAATGAAATGGGAGACGGTGTGTTTGAAACCAAAGCCCCCGGAGGATATAAGTTCTATTTGCAGAACTGCAGTCCACCTCAGTCAG ATCCTGTATTAAAAGTAACTCTAGCAGTGTCTGATCTTGAGAAATCTTTGAACTACTGGTCTAACCTATTGGGAatgaaaatttatgaaaaagaCGAGAAGGAACAGAGGGCTTTGCTGGGCTATGCTGATAACCAG TGTAAGCTGGAGCTGCAGGCCATCCCAGGGAAAGTTGATCATGCAACAGGTTTTGGACGCATTGCCTTTTCTTGCCCTCAGGAAGAG TTGTCAGACTTAGAAGACTTGATGAAAAGGGAAAACCAGAAGATTCTGACTCCCCTGGTGAGTCTGGACACTCCAGGGAAGGCGACCGTGCAAGTGATCATTTTGGCCGACCCT GATGGACATGAAATTTGCTTTGTGGGGGATGAAGCATTTCGAGAACTCTCAAAGGTGGATCCAGAGGGAAACAAATTATTGGATGAC GCCATTGCAGGAGATAAAAGTGATGAATGGTTTGCTGCACAAAAGAAACCCAAGGCTACAGGTTAA
- the LOC122694495 gene encoding diazepam-binding inhibitor-like 5 codes for MCQVEFEMACAAIKQLKAPVSDQEKLLVYSYYKQATQGDCNIPAPPATDLKAKAKWEAWNVNKGMSKMDAMRIYIAKVEELKKNEAG; via the coding sequence ATGTGCCAAGTGGAGTTTGAGATGGCCTGCGCTGCCATCAAGCAATTGAAGGCGCCGGTGAGCGATCAGGAGAAATTGTTGGTGTACAGCTATTACAAACAGGCCACCCAGGGCGACTGCAACATCCCAGCCCCACCTGCCACCGACCTGAAAGCCAAGGCCAAGTGGGAGGCATGGAATGTAAATAAAGGGATGTCCAAGATGGATGCCATGAGGATCTACATTGCCAAAgtggaagaactaaagaaaaatgaagctggttAG
- the GEMIN4 gene encoding gem-associated protein 4: MDLGPLNICEEMTILHGGFLLAEQLFRPKALAELTKSDWEHVGRPIVEALREISSATACSQPFAWKKKALIIIWAKVLEPYPITPSDMETRWQEDVFFSVGNMIPTINHTVLFELLKSLEASGLFIQLLMALPTTVCRAELERFLEHMTIDTSSKDVAFFLDVWWEMMKHKGNQQDPLLSQFRTMAHKYLSSSDDFSHPPKRFKSDPDVCPTMPLLAMLLTGLKQIQDRILCPGMKCCALANLADMLTVFALMEEDPQEVSATVYLDKLATVISVWNSDTQNPYHQQALAEKVKEAERDISLTSLARLPSETIFVGFEFLRSLLQQWGEELQALLNSNQGTSYDSFRLCDSLTSFSQNLRLYLDTTSLAKEERQVVSELAECVGDFLRKTNRVVRSKGSEQDITASIAMAIIEQRMDRHTEMCYILASERKWAFSDEWLSCLLNNRALFREPGLVLKLLETVMEVSTTDRAVSEPQIKQVVNLILECYAHLSLPDKNKVLSGVLLSWGRKGLSEKLLAHLEGFQEDLNTTFNQLTQSASEQGLAKAVASVARLVILHPEITVKKVCSMAVVNFGTHKFLAQILTAFPALRFTEEQGPDRSTTFVVSCLKETVWTKLSTPREEKQFLELLSCLVSPTKPQGIPVAALLEPDEVLKEFVLPFLMLEVKEVDLSLRIFVQTLEGSTNLEEYWLQSCSPFPLIFSLCQLLDGFSKYWQLPKEKRCLPLDGKDLAIHILELLCEVVSANADTFSPDTWVKSLSWLHRKLEQLDWTVGLRLKSFFEGHFKCEVPATLFEICKLSEDEWTSQAHPGYGPGTGLLAWMECSSISSSISEQMLALLVVDVGNPEEVRLFSKGFLVALVQVMPWCSPQEWQCLHQLTRRLLEKQLLHVPYSLEYIQFVPLLNLKPFAQELQLSVLLLRAFQFLCSQSCRNWLPVEGWSHVVKLLCNSLTNLLDSVRLIQSVGPWAQGQEQDLTQETLFFYTQVFCHVLHIMAMVPQEVCEPLYVLALEILTCYETLSKTNPSVSSLLQKVNEQRFLKSIAENISPEERRQTLLQKISNF, from the exons ATGGACCTAG GACCTTTGAATATCTGTGAGGAAATGACTATCCTGCACGGGGGCTTCTTGCTGGCCGAGCAGCTGTTCCGCCCCAAAGCGCTGGCTGAATTGACCAAGTCTGACTGGGAGCACGTTGGGCGGCCCATTGTGGAGGCTCTGAGGGAGATCTCCTCTGCCACAGCCTGCTCCCAGCCCTTTGCCTGGAAGAAGAAAGCGCTGATCATCATCTGGGCCAAGGTGCTAGAGCCCTACCCCATCACCCCTTCCGACATGGAAACCCGCTGGCAGGAAGATGTGTTCTTCTCTGTGGGCAACATGATCCCCACCATCAATCACACAGTCCTCTTTGAGCTGCTCAAGTCACTGGAAGCCTCTGGACTCTTTATCCAACTCCtgatggccctgcccaccactgTCTGCCGTGCAGAACTAGAGCGCTTTTTGGAGCACATGACCATTGACACTTCTTCCAAGGACGTGGCCTTCTTCCTCGACGTCTGGTGGGAAATGATGAAGCACAAGGGCAATCAGCAGGACCCCCTGCTCTCCCAGTTCCGGACAATGGCCCACAAGTACCTGTCCTCCTCTGATGACTTCTCCCACCCCCCGAAGAGGTTCAAGTCCGATCCAGATGTGTGTCCAACCATGCCCCTGCTGGCCATGCTGCTCACGGGGCTGAAACAAATCCAAGACAGGATCCTGTGCCCCGGGATGAAGTGCTGCGCCTTAGCCAACTTGGCTGACATGCTGACCGTGTTTGCGCTGATGGAGGAGGATCCCCAGGAAGTGTCCGCGACTGTGTACCTGGACAAGCTGGCCACGGTGATCTCCGTGTGGAACTCGGACACCCAGAACCCATATCACCAACAGGCACTGGCAGAGAAGGTGAAGGAGGCGGAGCGGGACATCAGCCTGACCTCCCTGGCCAGGCTGCCTAGTGAGACCATCTTCGTGGGCTTCGAGTTCCTGCGCAGCCTGCTGCAGCAGTGGGGGGAGGAGCTGCAGGCCTTGCTCAATAGCAACCAGGGGACCAGCTACGACAGCTTCCGGCTCTGCGACAGCCTGACCTCCTTCAGCCAGAACCTGAGGCTCTACCTGGACACCACCAGCCTGGCCAAGGAGGAGAGGCAGGTGGTCTCTGAGCTGGCAGAGTGCGTGGGGGACTTCCTGAGGAAGACGAACAGGGTGGTGAGGAGCAAGGGCAGCGAGCAGGACATCACCGCCTCCATCGCCATGGCCATCATCGAGCAGAGGATGGACCGCCACACGGAGATGTGCTACATCCTCGCCTCCGAGAGGAAGTGGGCCTTCTCGGACGAGTGGCTGTCATGCCTGCTCAACAACCGGGCTCTCTTCCGAGAGCCGGGCCTGGTGTTAAAGCTGCTGGAGACGGTGATGGAAGTCAGCACGACAGACAGGGCCGTCTCCGAACCTCAGATCAAACAGGTGGTCAACTTGATCCTGGAGTGTTATGCACACCTCTCGCTGCCAGATAAAAACAAAGTCCTCTCTGGGGTCCTGCTCTCCTGGGGGCGCAAGGGCCTCTCCGAGAAATTGTTAGCTCACTTGGAGGGCTTTCAGGAGGACCTCAACACAACTTTCAACCAGCTCACACAGAGCGCCTCTGAACAGGGCTTGGCTAAGGCTGTTGCTTCTGTGGCCCGCCTGGTCATCCTGCACCCGGAGATCACGGTGAAGAAAGTGTGCAGCATGGCTGTGGTCAACTTTGGCACCCACAAGTTCCTGGCTCAGATTCTCACTGCCTTCCCCGCCCTCCGGTTCACGGAAGAGCAGGGGCCCGACCGCTCCACCACATTTGTGGTGTCCTGTCTCAAAGAAACGGTCTGGACCAAGCTCTCGACACCCCGGGAGGAGAAGCAGTTTCTGGAGCTCCTGAGCTGCCTGGTAAGTCCTACAAAGCCCCAAGGGATTCCAGTTGCTGCTCTGCTCGAGCCAGATGAGGTGCTAAAGGAGTTCGTCCTGCCTTTCTTAATGCTGGAAGTCAAAGAGGTGGACCTCAGTCTGAGGATCTTCGTCCAGACTCTGGAAGGGAGCACAAACCTGGAGGAATACTGGCTGCAGTCCTGCTCTCCGTTCCCGCTCATCTTCAGCCTGTGCCAGCTCCTTGATGGCTTCAGCAAATACTGGCAGCTCCCCAAGGAGAAGCGCTGTCTCCCCCTGGATGGGAAGGACCTGGCCATCCACATCCTGGAGCTCCTCTGTGAGGTGGTCTCAGCTAACGCCGACACCTTCTCCCCGGACACCTGGGTCAAGTCCCTGTCCTGGCTCCACCGGAAGCTGGAGCAACTGGACTGGACTGTGGGCCTGAGACTGAAGAGCTTCTTTGAGGGCCACTTCAAGTGTGAGGTACCAGCCACGCTCTTTGAGATCTGTAAGCTTTCTGAGGACGAGTGGACCTCCCAGGCCCACCCCGGGTATGGGCCCGGTACAGGCCTCCTGGCCTGGATGGAGTGCTCCTCCATCTCTAGCAGCATCTCTGAGCAGATGCTCGCCCTCCTGGTGGTGGATGTGGGCAACCCTGAGGAGGTCAGGTTGTTCAgcaagggcttcctggtggccctAGTGCAGGTCATGCCATGGTGCAGCCCCCAGGAATGGCAGTGCCTTCACCAGTTGACCCGGAGACTGTTGGAGAAGCAACTCCTGCATGTCCCCTACAGCCTGGAGTATATACAATTTGTTCCTCTGCTCAACCTGAAGCCCTTTGCCCAGGAGCTCCAACTCTCTGTACTCTTGCTTAGAGCTTTTCAGTTTCTCTGCAGCCAGAGCTGCCGTAACTGGCTCCCCGTGGAGGGCTGGAGCCACGTGGTCAAGCTCCTCTGCAACAGTCTGACCAATCTCCTGGACTCCGTTCGGTTGATACAGTCGGTTGGCCCTTGGGCCCAAGGACAAGAGCAGGACCTGACCCAGGAAACCCTGTTTTTCTACACCCAGGTGTTCTGTCATGTTCTGCACATCATGGCCATGGTCCCCCAGGAGGTCTGTGAACCTCTCTATGTCTTGGCCTTGGAGATCCTCACCTGCTACGAAACGCTGAGCAAGACCAACCCTTCCGTCAGCTCCTTGCTCCAGAAAGTAAATGAGCAGCGCTTCTTAAAGTCCATCGCCGAGAACATCAGCCCCGAGGAGCGACGCCAAACCCTCCTGCAGAAGATTAGCAACTTCTGA